From the genome of Glycine max cultivar Williams 82 chromosome 2, Glycine_max_v4.0, whole genome shotgun sequence, one region includes:
- the LOC100808913 gene encoding LOW QUALITY PROTEIN: putative pentatricopeptide repeat-containing protein At1g26500 (The sequence of the model RefSeq protein was modified relative to this genomic sequence to represent the inferred CDS: substituted 2 bases at 2 genomic stop codons) codes for MLLLRRTATLILSTPFSLQPRRRRHISPVNPDHLLRVSTILYXQQNSPEPRLTSKLASSEFQLTHEFFLNVCNKFPYSWRPVYRFFLYTQSKPHFTHTIVSFNKMLDVIGKSRNIDLFWDLLNDMACRRFVNDKTFVTALRTLGGARELKKCVEFFHLVNSNGCEYNLGTLNKIIEAMCKSRLVEEAKFVVFKLRECVRPDGVTXRNLIRGYCDKGDLVEASKVWNLMEDEGFEADVDAVEKMMETLFNVNEYGEALRLFETLRFKRMDELGASTYGLVIRWLCKKGMTAQAHEVFVEMHKRGVWVENSTLGDVVYGLLMRRRVREAYGVFEGIEAPDLSVYHGLIKGLLKLRRAGEATQVFREMIGRGCEPTMPRYILLLQGHLGRRGRKGSDPLVNFDTIFVGGMVKAGKSKEATKYVERVLNRGMEVPRFDYNKFLHSFSNEEGVHMFEDVGKKLREVGLVDLADILERYGQKMATRDRRRNRSPITEDSND; via the coding sequence ATGCTTCTTCTCCGGCGAACCGCCACGCTCATATTGTCAACCCCCTTCTCCCTCCAACCCCGCCGCCGCCGCCACATTTCTCCGGTGAACCCCGACCACCTCCTCCGAGTCAGCACCATCCTGTACTAGCAGCAGAACTCGCCCGAGCCACGACTCACCTCCAAACTCGCCTCGTCCGAGTTCCAACTCACCCACGAGTTCTTCCTCAATGTATGCAACAAATTCCCCTATTCATGGCGACCCGTTTACCGTTTCTTCCTCTACACGCAATCCAAGCCTCACTTCACCCACACCATCGTCTCCTTCAACAAAATGCTCGACGTGATAGGCAAGTCCCGCAACATCGACCTCTTCTGGGACCTTCTAAACGACATGGCGTGCCGTCGTTTCGTTAACGACAAGACCTTTGTCACTGCCCTGAGGACTCTGGGTGGTGCCAGGGAGCTTAAGAAGTGTGTGGAGTTTTTCCATTTGGTGAATTCTAATGGGTGTGAATACAATTTGGGAACTTTGAATAAGATTATTGAGGCAATGTGTAAGAGTAGGCTTGTTGAGGAGGCCAaatttgttgttttcaagttgAGGGAGTGTGTTAGGCCTGATGGTGTGACTTAAAGGAATTTGATTAGAGGGTATTGTGATAagggtgatttggttgaggctTCTAAAGTTTGGAACTTGATGGAGGATGAGGGTTTTGAGGCTGATGTTGATGCTGTGGAGAAAATGATGGAGACCCTTTTTAACGTGAATGAGTATGGTGAGGCTTTGAGGCTCTTTGAGACATTGAGGTTCAAGAGGATGGATGAGCTAGGTGCCTCGACTTATGGGCTGGTGATTAGATGGTTGTGCAAGAAGGGGATGACGGCCCAGGCTCACGAGGTGTTTGTCGAAATGCACAAGAGGGGTGTTTGGGTTGAGAACTCGACGTTGGGGGATGTTGTGTATGGGCTTCTAATGAGGAGGAGAGTTAGAGAGGCTTATGGAGTTTTTGAGGGGATTGAGGCGCCGGATTTGAGTGTGTATCACGGGTTGATAAAGGGGCTTCTGAAGCTGAGGAGGGCCGGTGAGGCGACTCAGGTGTTTAGGGAGATGATAGGGAGAGGTTGCGAGCCGACTATGCCCAGGTACATACTGCTGCTGCAAGGGCATTTGGGGAGGAGGGGGAGGAAAGGGTCTGATCCGCTTGTGAATTTCGACACTATTTTTGTTGGGGGGATGGTGAAGGCAGGGAAGTCAAAGGAAGCTACTAAGTATGTGGAGAGGGTGTTGAACAGAGGAATGGAGGTGCCAAGGTTTGATTATAATAAGTTTTTGCACTCCTTTTCGAATGAGGAAGGTGTGCATATGTTTGAGGATGTGGGAAAGAAGTTGAGAGAGGTGGGTTTGGTTGATTTGGCAGATATACTTGAGAGATATGGGCAGAAGATGGCTACTAGAGATAGGAGAAGGAACAGAAGTCCAATAACTGAAGATTCTAATGACTGA
- the SGF14f gene encoding 14-3-3 protein SGF14f yields MSVEKERETQVYLAKLAEQAERYEEMVECMKKVAKLDLDLTVEERNLLSVGYKNVIGARRASWRIMSSIEQKEESKGNEHNVKLIKSYCQKVEEELSKICGDILTIIDQHLIPSSGSAEASVFYYKMKGDYFRYLAEFKTDQERKEAAEQSLKGYEAASATANTDLPSTHPIRLGLALNFSVFYYEIMNSPERACHLAKQAFDEAIAELDTLSEESYKDSTLIMQLLRDNLTLWTSDLPEDGGEDNIKAEEAKPSEPEH; encoded by the exons ATGTCCGtcgagaaagagagagagacccAGGTTTACTTGGCCAAGCTTGCCGAGCAGGCCGAGAGATACGAAG AAATGGTTGAGTGTATGAAGAAAGTAGCAAAACTTGATCTTGATCTGACTGTGGAAGAAAGGAACCTTCTCTCAGTGGGATACAAAAATGTGATTGGTGCACGAAGGGCCTCTTGGCGCATAATGTCCTCAATTGAGCAGAAGGAAGAGTCTAAGGGAAATGAGCACAATGTTAAACTGATCAAGAGTTACTGCCAAAAAGTTGAGGAGGAACTCTCCAAAATCTGTGGTGACATTCTGACTATTATAGACCAGCATTTGATTCCTTCTTCCGGATCAGCAGAAGCTAGCGTTTTCTACTACAAGAT GAAAGGTGATTATTTTCGGTATCTTGCTGAGTTCAAGACTGACCAAGAAAGGAAAGAGGCAGCTGAGCAGTCACTAAAAGGATACGAG GCTGCTTCTGCCACTGCAAACACAGATCTTCCATCAACACATCCAATCCGTCTTGGACTTGCACTCAATTTCTCTGTCTTTTATTATGAGATAATGAACTCTCCTGAAAG GGCCTGCCATTTGGCCAAGCAAGCTTTTGATGAGGCAATTGCGGAGTTGGACACCCTGAGTGAAGAGTCATACAAGGACAGCACTTTGATCATGCAGCTGTTGAGAGACAACCTTACTCTCTGGACTTCCGATTTACCAGAGGATGGAG GTGAGGACAACATAAAAGCTGAAGAAGCCAAACCTTCTGAGCCTGAG CATTGA